Proteins encoded within one genomic window of Oryza glaberrima chromosome 12, OglaRS2, whole genome shotgun sequence:
- the LOC127756809 gene encoding leucine-rich repeat extensin-like protein 5, with product MEEHYTMKKPRLLLLSLEVILIALLLPLHGAHCESSTQGEGGGGGAGAGAANLTVTGTVFCDACSSSSFSNHSYFLPGVKVRIDCMISVKSASKEEIKITAEKVTNTFGAYQLDIPAIDGFECATSAAGAADSFCRAAVIDNPSPLCNVPAVTTTVGHISSSSSGHDHDQPNACLYNLNSLYYRPGGAKNGGQCGGAGGGGDVPPAALNTSLFYCPPWPWPPIPFCTPRPWFPPIPFLTPPPPPFLPFPLPPIPFLTPPSPPPPPAFPFPLPPWPWTPPPAELPPPAFPFPHLPPIFSPPSPPPPPPPAFPFPFPQLPPLPHFPPLPSFYPSPPPPPPPPPPPPPSFPWPFPPLAPLFPPYPSPPPSMYSRKDPSTWSSSSKQQP from the exons atgGAGGAGCACTACACCATGAAGAAGCCGAGGTTGCTTCTTCTTTCCTTGGAGGTGATACTGattgctcttcttcttcctctccatgGTGCACATTGTGAGAGCTCTACTCAAggtgaaggcggcggtggcggcgccggcgccggcgcggcgaacCTGACGGTGACCGGCACGGTGTTCTGCGACGcctgctcctccagctccttCTCCAACCACAGCTACTTCTTGCCAG GTGTCAAAGTGAGAATCGACTGCATGATCAGCGTGAAATCGGCGTCCAAGGAGGAGATCAAGATCACCGCCGAGAAGGTGACCAACACCTTCGGCGCGTACCAGCTCGACATCCCGGCGATCGACGGCTTCGAgtgcgccacctccgccgccggcgccgccgactccttctgccgcgccgccgtcatcgaCAACCCCTCGCCGCTCTGCAACGTGCCGGcggtcaccaccaccgtcggccacatctcctcctcctcctccggccacgaCCACGACCAGCCCAACGCCTGCCTCTACAACCTCAACTCCCTCTACTACCGCCCCGGCGGCGCCAAGAACGGCGGCcagtgcggcggcgccggcggcggaggcgacgtgCCCCCCGCCGCGCTGAACACGTCGCTGTTCTACTGcccgccgtggccgtggccgccgaTCCCGTTCTGCACGCCGCGCCCGTGGTTCCCGCCCATCCCGttcctcacgccgccgccgccgccgttcctccCGTTCCCGCTCCCGCCGATCCCGTTcctcacgccgccgtcgccgccgccgccgccggcgttccCGTTCCCGCTCCCGCCATggccgtggacgccgccgccggcggagctgccgccgccggcgttccCGTTCCCGCACCTCCCGCCAATCttctcgccgccgtcaccgcccccgccgccgccgccggcgttccCGTTCCCGTTCCCGCAGCTGCCGCCTCTCCCGCACTTCCCACCGCTGCCATCATTCTACCcatcgccacctccgcctccgccgccgccgccgccaccgccgccatcgttcCCGTGGCCGTTCCCGCCATTGGCGCCGCTTTTCCCGCCATATCCATCTCCTCCACCGTCGATGTATTCTCGCAAAGATCCGAGCACTTGGTCGTCGTCTTCCAAACAGCAGCCATGA